Proteins from a genomic interval of Nocardia sp. BMG51109:
- a CDS encoding MarR family winged helix-turn-helix transcriptional regulator, which yields MIQQERTRSAEELAEAADLYLALGRITRLLRRSGDLGSLSPGSAAALGTLVRSGPMRLGDLAATERVTAPTMSRIVSALEKVGYIERTADPVDGRAQLLSATEPAQALVNGLTSARIHRFAAALHDLEPDQRGVLITALNNLVDLLDE from the coding sequence ATGATCCAGCAGGAGCGCACGCGCAGCGCCGAAGAACTCGCCGAGGCGGCCGACTTGTATCTGGCGCTCGGACGGATCACCCGGCTGCTGCGCCGCTCCGGCGACCTGGGATCGCTCAGCCCCGGGTCCGCGGCCGCACTCGGAACGCTGGTGCGCAGCGGCCCGATGCGGCTGGGCGATCTCGCCGCGACGGAACGGGTCACCGCGCCGACGATGTCGCGGATCGTATCCGCCCTGGAGAAGGTCGGCTATATCGAGCGCACCGCCGATCCGGTCGACGGGCGGGCCCAGCTGCTGTCGGCGACCGAACCGGCGCAGGCGCTGGTCAACGGCCTCACCTCGGCCCGCATCCACCGCTTCGCGGCCGCGCTGCACGATCTGGAGCCCGACCAGCGCGGCGTGCTCATCACCGCGCTGAACAACCTGGTCGACCTGCTCGACGAGTAA
- a CDS encoding aldo/keto reductase codes for MIATRKLGELTVGAQGLGCMGMSHAYGVRDSDDESIATIHRALDLGVTLLDTANVYGAGVNEQLVGRAVADRRDRVVLATKFGIQWGADGSMSARGDAAYVRQSCDESLSRLGVEHIDLYYQHRVDPDVPIEETWGALSDLVTAGKVRYLGISEAAPTTIRRAHAVHPVTALQSEWSLWTRDLEAEVVPTCRELGIGIVPFSPLGRGFLTGAITSTAELPADDIRRRLPRFSDGNFDRNLTIVDALRAMADEKGVTAGQLALAWVQSRGADVVPIPGTKRRTYLEQNVGAVDIELTAEDLARIEAAAPPEAIAGARYPEALARAAGK; via the coding sequence ATGATCGCGACCAGGAAACTCGGCGAACTCACGGTCGGCGCGCAAGGGCTCGGCTGCATGGGGATGAGCCATGCCTACGGCGTGCGCGACAGCGACGACGAGTCGATCGCCACCATCCACCGCGCGCTGGACTTGGGCGTCACGCTGCTCGATACCGCGAACGTCTACGGCGCCGGGGTGAACGAACAACTCGTCGGCCGCGCCGTCGCCGATCGCCGCGACCGCGTGGTGCTGGCGACCAAGTTCGGCATCCAGTGGGGTGCCGACGGCTCGATGAGCGCGCGGGGCGATGCCGCCTACGTCCGGCAGTCCTGCGACGAATCGCTGTCGCGGCTCGGCGTCGAGCACATCGACCTGTACTACCAGCACCGCGTCGACCCCGACGTGCCGATCGAGGAGACCTGGGGTGCGCTCTCCGACCTGGTCACCGCGGGAAAGGTGCGCTACCTCGGCATCTCGGAGGCCGCGCCGACCACGATCCGCCGTGCCCACGCCGTACATCCGGTGACGGCGCTGCAGAGCGAATGGTCGCTGTGGACCCGCGATCTCGAGGCCGAGGTGGTGCCCACCTGCCGGGAGCTCGGCATCGGCATCGTGCCGTTCTCGCCGCTCGGCCGCGGCTTCCTGACAGGCGCCATCACCTCCACCGCGGAACTGCCCGCCGACGATATTCGCCGCCGGCTGCCCCGCTTCTCCGACGGCAACTTCGATCGCAATCTCACGATCGTCGACGCGCTGCGCGCGATGGCGGACGAAAAGGGCGTCACCGCGGGCCAATTGGCGCTGGCGTGGGTGCAGAGCCGGGGCGCCGACGTGGTGCCGATCCCGGGCACCAAGCGCCGCACCTACCTCGAGCAGAACGTCGGGGCGGTCGATATCGAGTTGACCGCAGAGGATCTGGCGCGCATCGAGGCGGCGGCACCGCCGGAGGCCATCGCCGGGGCGCGCTACCCGGAGGCGCTGGCCCGCGCGGCGGGGAAGTAA
- a CDS encoding sigma-70 family RNA polymerase sigma factor, whose protein sequence is MPTGPTRADSDLDADLVCRVGRGDRDAFGQLYSRTRPMVFRRVLAVVRDPGYAEETSQDVYLQVWRSAAGFDRRRGSAATWLRTLAHRQAVDRVRRERASSDHNHVWGVTDYRPAVDSVVEEMLRKHELHCVRAGLTALTPRQRESLVLAYYLGFSYPQVAEHLGVQVSTVKSRVRAGLARLETTLAEVGS, encoded by the coding sequence GTGCCCACGGGGCCGACCCGGGCGGATTCCGATCTCGATGCCGACCTGGTGTGCCGCGTGGGCCGCGGCGACCGGGACGCGTTCGGTCAGCTGTACAGCCGGACCAGGCCGATGGTGTTCCGGCGGGTGCTCGCGGTGGTCCGCGATCCCGGTTATGCGGAGGAGACGTCGCAGGACGTCTATCTTCAGGTGTGGCGCAGCGCCGCCGGATTCGACCGCCGCCGCGGTTCGGCGGCGACGTGGCTGCGCACGCTGGCGCACCGGCAGGCGGTCGATCGGGTGCGCCGCGAGCGCGCCAGTTCCGACCACAACCATGTCTGGGGCGTCACCGATTATCGCCCGGCGGTCGACTCGGTGGTCGAGGAGATGTTGCGCAAGCACGAATTACATTGTGTACGTGCCGGTCTCACCGCGTTGACACCGCGGCAGCGGGAGTCGCTGGTGCTGGCGTACTACCTCGGGTTCAGCTATCCGCAGGTGGCCGAGCACCTCGGCGTACAGGTCTCGACGGTGAAATCGCGTGTCCGGGCCGGCTTGGCCCGCTTGGAGACGACGCTGGCGGAGGTGGGTTCCTGA
- a CDS encoding GAF and ANTAR domain-containing protein — MSDGEPMMSALARLVLRLPDAPDRSGAVRQLIATAIDVLALCGAAVTLIDEDGGSVAGAVPDELAHVEAAQQDCARGPGVDALRRGEPVAVADMHRHGGQWPEYASAAVRHGVPAVVAIPVQLDSARLGVLSLYDSVPRDWTAEELSVGTLLAGLAAGHLLTADRLRRQQRLTDQLQHALTSRIVVEQAKGVIAGARRVTPDAAYDLIRTHARRRRVGVHEVARAIVELGLRL, encoded by the coding sequence ATGTCCGACGGCGAACCGATGATGTCGGCGCTGGCACGTCTGGTGCTGCGGTTGCCCGATGCGCCGGACCGCTCCGGCGCGGTGCGGCAACTGATAGCAACCGCGATCGATGTGCTGGCGCTGTGCGGCGCCGCCGTGACCCTGATCGACGAGGACGGCGGTTCGGTGGCCGGCGCCGTCCCCGACGAGCTGGCTCATGTCGAGGCGGCACAGCAGGACTGCGCCCGCGGCCCGGGCGTGGACGCGTTGCGCCGCGGCGAGCCGGTCGCGGTGGCCGACATGCACCGGCACGGCGGGCAGTGGCCCGAATACGCGAGTGCCGCGGTGCGGCACGGGGTTCCGGCCGTGGTGGCGATTCCGGTGCAGCTCGATTCGGCCCGGCTGGGCGTGCTGAGTCTGTACGACTCCGTGCCGCGCGACTGGACGGCCGAGGAGCTGTCGGTCGGCACGCTGCTCGCCGGTCTGGCCGCCGGCCATCTGCTGACCGCCGACCGGTTGCGCCGCCAGCAGCGCCTGACCGACCAGTTGCAGCACGCGCTCACCTCGCGCATTGTGGTCGAGCAGGCCAAGGGTGTGATCGCGGGTGCGCGCCGGGTCACCCCGGACGCCGCGTACGACCTGATCCGCACCCATGCGCGGCGCCGCCGGGTCGGCGTGCACGAGGTGGCACGGGCCATCGTGGAACTCGGGCTGCGCCTGTGA